In Pseudoalteromonas nigrifaciens, the sequence AATATTTGCCAGCCTTCATTATCTAAATACACTTCTACCCATGCATGTGCATCATATTGGCGAACAGATAAAGTATTATTATCAGTATTAAGCTCACCACCTAAATAACCACTGACAACTCTTGCCGGTATACCCGCACTTCTAAAAATATAAGCTGCGGCACTGGCATAGTGGCCACAAAACCCACGTTGTTGCTCAAACATAAACTGATCAATAGTATTGTTGCCGCTCATTGGCGTCGGGTTAAGCGTATAACTAAATTTTTTGTCTATAAAGTACTGTAGTAATGCATTGTAAAAATCACGGTCGCTGGTTAAGTTTTGTTTTAAATTATAGGCAAGAGCACTTGCTTTGTTATTGTCGTTATTTACTAAGTGTTTGTAGTGCTTAGTTTGCCACTGTAATAAAGGAGCATTTGTTAGTGCAGAGCTGCTTGCTGTGTATTGCACACTTTTAGCTTGGTAATTTTTTTTACGCAGTAAGCCCAGTGAGTCACTCTCTACGTTATCGTTATTACTGGTTGCAAAGATGAGCCCATATAACCACTTTTGACTCGAGGGCTCGGCAATAATCGAATAGTCGTATTTTGTTAAACTACTAACTTGTTGCGTTTTAGTTTGAGTTACGCTGTTATGCTTTAATAAATTGGAAGTGAGCCACGCATTTCCGTTAAACTCATCGTGTACTAAGACTCGCCAATACAGGGGAGCTTTAGGTGCTAGATCATTAAATTTAGCTCTAAACACCAGTTCATCTGAATTAGATAACTTGGCAATATCAAACGGATCTATTTGCTCAGACAAACCTGTTTTAGCTAACTTTGGCCCAGGTAGTTGCCAAAATGCCGGCATTTTTGGTAAAAATATTAATAAAAATACCGCCAGCGGTAATGCCAATAATAGTAATTTACCGCTTTGTTTAGATGCGACTTTTAAATTATGTTTTGATTCTAACAAGCCTAGTACGGCAAAATTTAAAATGTACAAACTACTCACTACTAAAGTAGTTAAAATACTTTGGTTAAATAAATAAACCGCCGAAAGCGAAAAAAATGTCAGCGTAGTTATTACATGATAATGCTTTTTAGTTTTCGCCTGTAACAACTTAAATAAGCTTGAAAGCAACAACATAGCCACAAATAAAATAACCGTGTCGCTAAATCCCACACTAAAAAGCATTAACCCTAAAGCAAGTGCTGCTAAAGCGTTAGCCAACCAGGCATTAGGTTTAGTTTTATTACTTATGGTTACATAAAAGTTCCACGCACAAAGTAGCGCTAGTACACTAATAAATACAATTGGTAAGTGAGCAATAAAAAACACGACTAAGCAGCTGTATATAAAACACAGTGAATAATTTATTACTTTTATGTTTTTTATTGCCGTCACTTTGTATAACCATTAAATGTACTAAGTGATTCTAAACAAAGTGTTTTATGTTGCACACCTACGTTGGTAGCTATTATTTTACTTGGTAGTTTTAGCATAAAGGGGCTGTTATTCTCTGTTGCTTCACATACTAAAAAGCACAGCTGGTTTAAGCGTTGCTCGGTATCGCCATGCATTAAATCAAAATCAAATAATGCATCAGCAGCTTTAAAATCAACAAACTCTTTAACTAATAACTGCTGTGTTTTAGCAAAATGTTTCCAAGAAATTCTTTGCAATCCCATTTCATGCAAGTGCGGTATTAATGTTTCAAACTCTTCACTACCGAGTTGTTTGGCAATACCGTTTTCGGCTTGCTCGGCTAGACTATTTATCTGAGCGTCACTAAACACCTTTTCAAGTGAAGGGTAAATATAAACACTCGATTGTAGTTGAATGTAGCTCCAAACAGTGATCAAGCCAAAGGGATAATTACTGGCAATTTTTATTCGCTGTAGTGAGTAACATCCGCGTTTGTTATAGGGTAGTGGTAAGCTTAGCGTTTGGGCTGCATTGGTTATTTCATCATGATTAATTTGCGTTTGTTGATCGCCTTGATAAATTAGCATCACAGATTGGCAAATCGAGGGGCTTTGTACAGCAAACTGAACTTGCGGATTTTGTGGTGCAAAGCTCGAAAGTGAATTTTTAAAAGTAACAGTTAGCCCTTTTGCATTGCTGTAACCCAGTAGTACAGCAATAATCATTACCACAAACATTAAATAAGCCATGATCAAAATTAAGTTGTTTTGATAGTTAATCCCCATCACAAAATTTAAAATAGCTACACTAATAAAGTAGCAGCCAAGGGCTGATGGAAAAACATAAATAGTTTTGTGTTCTAGTGTAATTGACTGTTTTAAATGTTTATTTTTTAATAATTTATTAAATATGGCACGTTTAAATGACTTAAATAAAGCAGGGCGCTTAGCTTTGTTATTTGGCATAAATGCTATACCGGAACCATAACAGCTTTTAATATTTGTATAACTTGCGCTTCGCCAGATTCATTGTGTAACCCTAAACGGTGCTGACAAACACTGGCAAAAACTGCTTGCACATCTTCAGGCATAACAAAGTCACGACCGTCAATATAAGCCCATGATTTAGCAGCTTTTGCTAATGCCATGCTAGCGCGTGGCGATAACGATGCAGCAAAATTATTACTTTCGCGTGTATAATTTACTAATTCAATAATATAATCAATTACAGGATTACTAAGTGTAATATTGCTAATTTGAGTTTGAATTTGAGCTAATTGTTGCTCAGTAATACGTTGTGGTAGCTGGCTGTAGTCACGCTTTTGCATATTTAGTAACAGCCTTTTTTCGGCTTCTTTTGGCGGAAAACCAAGGCTAATACGCATTAAAAAACGATCTAGCTGCGACTCAGGTAAAGGGTAAGTACCTGATTGATGTAATGGATTTTGTGTAGCAATAACAAAAAATGGGGTAGGAAGAGAATACTTTTTACCATCAACAGTAACTTGTTGTTCTTCCATTGCCTCAAGTAAGGCGCTTTGTGTTTTAGGTCCCGCTCTGTTTATTTCGTCTGCTAAAACAACTTGGCTAAAAATAGGCCCTTTATGAAAGCTAAAACTGTGTTCATTACTATTAAATACATTAGTACCTAATATGTCGGCTGGGAGTAAGTCGCTGGTAAATTGTATCCGTTGATACGACAAGCCTAAAACGGCTGCTAAGGCATGCGATAACGTTGTTTTACCCATGCCAGGTAAATCTTCAATTAGTAAATGGCCTTCACTAAATAAGCAGGTGAGCGCGAGCTTTATTTGTTGTTTTTTACCAAAAATAACATTAGATAAATCATCGATAATTGCACTAACAGAACTTTGCATACTAACCTTAATATTATTCAATGAGCTCTAAACGCTTCATTACTGTATCTACTTTTTGTACATTAAACGGTTTTGCTATAACCCCTTTAGCACCAAGTTCCCACGTATTTTCTACATTTTCGAAACTGTTATGGCCAAAGCAAATAACAACATGAATATGCGGATAGCAATTATTTATATAAGTTAAAATATCACTACCTTCAGAGTCAGGTATTTCGACATCTAAAAATATAACCTTTGGGGACTTTTCGCTAAGCAGCGGTTTTGCACAATCAAAATCTTCACACTCAAGAATATCTTCATAACCAAGATCCGTTAAAATTTGGTTTAGATAGTCGCGACTGTTTTTTGTATCATCAATAATTAAAATAGGTTCTAGTGGGTGCACAAATTCCATATGTTGTTACTTCTATTGTTAATACCATTTGAGTACTTTCAATACTAAGCTAACCACCTCATAAGCTCAAGACAGTAACTAAAAAACAGTCATTAATAACTGATTTAAATGATTTTTAGCTACTTTGTCGTTTTATTAAATAACCTCCGCGCATTACTTATCCTTTAATATTGTAAAAATTTACGTTGTAAGTGATTTACGTTTAATTAATAAAAAACAAATTAACAATTATGGTGTTTTAACCTACTGATATAATTTGCTTATTATTGCAAGGTAACGCATTGTGAATTTTTTGTTATTTAAATAGTTGACGTACGAACCTCTTGCTGGGATTATGACCACAGCAAGGGCTTATGCCCATACTGTAATTTAGCACTATATAACTCAAGCCAAACGCAGAGCTTATACAACCAAAGAAGCATATTTATGAAAGCTAAACATGTATTAACACTAACGGCAGCAATAGCGACTTATAGTAGCCAGGTACACAGCAACGATTTTAATTTAGGGTTAGAATTTAAAACAAATCACTTATGGCATGGCTCAATTGTAACGCCAGGCCCAATGGTTGCTGGTGAATTAACTTATAAAACGGCGGATAATAAAATCACCTTAGGTTTATGGGGTGGGACCTCTTTTGATGGTGAGTATCAGGAGTTTACTTATTTTGCTTCTTATAAGTTTTCAGAGCAGCTGTTCATTGAAATTGTTAATCATGGGAACCACTCGTCGATTAATAATGTAGATATTTTTGACTATTCAAGCGATCCGGATAAAACCGGAAACTTTATTGATGTCGGTCTTGGTTATACCTTTGCGGGCGAAATGCCATTATCACTTTACAACTCAGTAATAGTTCAAGGGATAGATACCTATTTAGATGAAAGTTCAGGAAAAAACAAACAAGCTTACACTAACTATCTCGAAGCTAGCATGCCCGTGTGGAAGGGTAATGAATTAGATGAGCAAGTCTCTGTATTTATTGGTGGTGCTTTTTCTTTTTTAGATCAGCAAAACTTTTATGATGATAACGCTAATATAGTTAACTTAGGTTTTACTTACTCCAAGAGCTTACAAATATTAGAGTATAATTTTCCTATATCGGCAACAGCTATGTGGAACCCCGCGCAAAATAAAGGTGCATTACAGGTCGCATTTACGTTTTTATAATTTTTATAGCTGTGGCCATAACTTGCACTTAGCTGTAATAGAAAAAATATGTTGTGAGCAATTAGAAAGCGTTAACTTGATTTCTATTAGTGCAATAACATGAAAATTCGACACTTTTATTAAATGAATGGTATATTTAGAGGGCTAATAACAATTAAATAATTCGTTCAATTAACAAAAATATTTTGCTGTTAATCAATTTTAATAGTCTATTTATTTTGATTTTAAGAGGTTTCAGTGGCCAAGCTATCTAATACAGAAATTAGAAAACTCGATGACGCAGCAAGAGCAGGGTGGTTGTATTATGTTGCAGGTAAAACACAAGACGAAATAGCTAAAAAGCTTAATACCTCACGCCAATCGGCACAAAGAATGGTAGCGCTATCTGTTAGCCAAGGATTAATAAAAGTAAGACTCGATCATCCTATTGCTAAATGTATGGATTTGGCTGAACAAATTAAAACACGTTTTGGTTTGCTCTCTTGTGATGTAGTCCCTAGTGATCCGTCAGAACCTTCATCTACATTAGGTTTGGCACAAGCTGGTGCGGCTGAAATAGAACGCCATTTAAAATCACCACAACCAAAAGTTATTGCAATGGGAACTGGGCGAGTTTTACGCGCATGCGTAGATGAGCTGCGAACACAAGATTGCCAACAACATAAAATAGTTGCCATGTTAGGCAATATGGCATTAGACGGATCAGCATCGCCATACGATGTAGTAGTAAGAATGGCGGAACATATAAATGCCAAACATTACCCTATGCCATTACCAGTTTTGCCACGCACCATTGAGGAAAAGCAGCAACTGCATTCACAGCAGAATGTTGCTAGTAATTTAAAATTAGCCACGAATGCAGATGTTACATTTGTAGGCGTTGGTAATTTAGGATTAAATTCGCCACTTCATAAAGACGGTTTTGTAAGCCTTGACGAACTCCAAGAGTTACAACAGCAAGGTGCTGTAGGAGAAATGATAAGCTGGGTGTTTGATAAAAATGGTAAGTTATTAGATTGTAATGTTAATCAACGAGTAGCAAGTACGCCATTAAAAGTTAATTCAGATAAACAAATTTTTGCCATAGCTGCCGGAGAAGAAAAAGTATTAGCCATTTTAGGTGCGCTAAGATCTAAAATGATTAGTGGGCTTATTACTAACGAATACACGGCCGAGCGTTTACTAAGTATTGAGTAACTTATATTTTAAATGAAAACCTAAATATAATATTCCATGCATTAGATTACATACATTAGAAAATATTAATTAAATTTAAATGTACCAAACTGAGAATAACTAACTTAGATAAAAACCTCTTTAATGTCCGATACCGTCTAGTATTGGACATTGCAGGACTAATAAAGAGAATATATAGCACTCCTTATTAATACATATACAACTACCTATAATTTATATTATGTTAAATAGAGTTTGAAATAAGCTATTCAGTATAACTATGTGTGTTGTAAGCCTTCTCGTTACGAGATTATTAAGTGTATTTTACGTTTTTAAGTAAATTCAATACAGCTGCTTTCCTACTACTACGAATACATAACTTTAAATATGGATGCTTTACTTACATGAGCCCTATAAAGCAAGTTTGTTATTTAAACATGTATTTGTATAAAACAAGCCCGCTGATAATTTAGCGGTTAAAGTTCTCCTTGTTTATAAAGCGCACCTATCTATAACTAACCAGTCTGCAAGTATATTGTTATGCCTTTGCTATATTTTCAATTCAAATAACGGAATTTTGCTGCTTACTGTAAGGGGCTGTTCATTCTTGGAATAATGATGGGATATGGATTTTCGCCCTCACGTTTAGCAAACCCGCATTATTACTAGGCTTTGGTGGCCACGAGCGCAAAAACTACTAAATTTAAATTACGCATGGTTTTAGACGAAACCTGTTCAAACTGACTCATTCCCCAATCATTCCTGCTCATTATACGTTTAGAATTAGATCATTGTTGATCGTTTAAGTTTATTCAAACGGTCTTTAAACGCCATTTAAACGCTCTTTAAATATTTATAACTGCCAATGTTTAAAGTTTTTCAGCAGCTACGATGGTATTAAACTGTGGGCCTAGTTCTATTGTGACCATGAAACCTTGATACGATAATTTTAGTTGATTACCTATATAAGCAAACGTATTTGGATTTTGAACAGCGTTCATTAGGTTGTGTATTTGCTCAATGCTAAGTTGCCCAGCTAACAGCTTTTCAATCTGAGAGCTGCTTATTGTAATAGTGCTACTATATATAGGTGCGTTTTTACGTGACAGTTCGTTTAGTAAATTAACAGGCAAGTGCCCTAGCGTAAATTCTTGGCCATCTGGTACTGACTTATTAAGCGCTACCTTTGCTGCTTTTAAATTTACCTGCTTTATATAGTACTGCTGAGACTTTAAAACCGCTTCGTTAAATTGTGGTACCGCCAATGCTTGTAAATCCTTTGAAAGATTTATTACCGATT encodes:
- a CDS encoding response regulator, encoding MEFVHPLEPILIIDDTKNSRDYLNQILTDLGYEDILECEDFDCAKPLLSEKSPKVIFLDVEIPDSEGSDILTYINNCYPHIHVVICFGHNSFENVENTWELGAKGVIAKPFNVQKVDTVMKRLELIE
- a CDS encoding AAA family ATPase, whose amino-acid sequence is MQSSVSAIIDDLSNVIFGKKQQIKLALTCLFSEGHLLIEDLPGMGKTTLSHALAAVLGLSYQRIQFTSDLLPADILGTNVFNSNEHSFSFHKGPIFSQVVLADEINRAGPKTQSALLEAMEEQQVTVDGKKYSLPTPFFVIATQNPLHQSGTYPLPESQLDRFLMRISLGFPPKEAEKRLLLNMQKRDYSQLPQRITEQQLAQIQTQISNITLSNPVIDYIIELVNYTRESNNFAASLSPRASMALAKAAKSWAYIDGRDFVMPEDVQAVFASVCQHRLGLHNESGEAQVIQILKAVMVPV
- a CDS encoding transglutaminase TgpA family protein yields the protein MTAIKNIKVINYSLCFIYSCLVVFFIAHLPIVFISVLALLCAWNFYVTISNKTKPNAWLANALAALALGLMLFSVGFSDTVILFVAMLLLSSLFKLLQAKTKKHYHVITTLTFFSLSAVYLFNQSILTTLVVSSLYILNFAVLGLLESKHNLKVASKQSGKLLLLALPLAVFLLIFLPKMPAFWQLPGPKLAKTGLSEQIDPFDIAKLSNSDELVFRAKFNDLAPKAPLYWRVLVHDEFNGNAWLTSNLLKHNSVTQTKTQQVSSLTKYDYSIIAEPSSQKWLYGLIFATSNNDNVESDSLGLLRKKNYQAKSVQYTASSSALTNAPLLQWQTKHYKHLVNNDNNKASALAYNLKQNLTSDRDFYNALLQYFIDKKFSYTLNPTPMSGNNTIDQFMFEQQRGFCGHYASAAAYIFRSAGIPARVVSGYLGGELNTDNNTLSVRQYDAHAWVEVYLDNEGWQIFDATAVVAPDRLTGSLSQNNELNNEFKSNLDFGLVSLSNFAAINWLRLELENLDYKWSSWVLGFDDEKQNDFLKSIFGSKNIWLVPLAVIVILGLTFVSYFVYLNWPKPATKLAPMVKEFEQLINWAKKRKLKIADHLTPTQQLQHLASQAPHVEQQLLEFSQLFNQVRYAKKPFNKERKTQAKYLIKLIKSTKQRNL
- a CDS encoding DUF58 domain-containing protein — translated: MPNNKAKRPALFKSFKRAIFNKLLKNKHLKQSITLEHKTIYVFPSALGCYFISVAILNFVMGINYQNNLILIMAYLMFVVMIIAVLLGYSNAKGLTVTFKNSLSSFAPQNPQVQFAVQSPSICQSVMLIYQGDQQTQINHDEITNAAQTLSLPLPYNKRGCYSLQRIKIASNYPFGLITVWSYIQLQSSVYIYPSLEKVFSDAQINSLAEQAENGIAKQLGSEEFETLIPHLHEMGLQRISWKHFAKTQQLLVKEFVDFKAADALFDFDLMHGDTEQRLNQLCFLVCEATENNSPFMLKLPSKIIATNVGVQHKTLCLESLSTFNGYTK
- a CDS encoding sugar-binding transcriptional regulator, which produces MAKLSNTEIRKLDDAARAGWLYYVAGKTQDEIAKKLNTSRQSAQRMVALSVSQGLIKVRLDHPIAKCMDLAEQIKTRFGLLSCDVVPSDPSEPSSTLGLAQAGAAEIERHLKSPQPKVIAMGTGRVLRACVDELRTQDCQQHKIVAMLGNMALDGSASPYDVVVRMAEHINAKHYPMPLPVLPRTIEEKQQLHSQQNVASNLKLATNADVTFVGVGNLGLNSPLHKDGFVSLDELQELQQQGAVGEMISWVFDKNGKLLDCNVNQRVASTPLKVNSDKQIFAIAAGEEKVLAILGALRSKMISGLITNEYTAERLLSIE